In Uranotaenia lowii strain MFRU-FL chromosome 2, ASM2978415v1, whole genome shotgun sequence, one genomic interval encodes:
- the LOC129747943 gene encoding larval cuticle protein A2B-like, with amino-acid sequence MAFKFLALCALVAAASAAVLPLAVLKHDDHHDAPAEYHFAYSVHDDHTGDIKSQQEERHGDDVKGQYTLIDADGYKRIVDYTADEHNGFNAVVRREPVQGHKIVKTVTPVLTKVAVPVAHHYVAPVAKVAIPVAKVAVPTAHLSTVSFSAPSLSYHY; translated from the exons ATGGCTTTCAAA ttccTGGCTCTGTGCGCCCTGGTTGCTGCCGCTAGTGCTGCTGTCCTCCCATTGGCTGTTCTGAAGCATGACGATCATCACGATGCTCCAGCTGAGTACCACTTTGCTTACTCCGTGCATGATGATCACACCGGAGACATCAAGAGCCAACAGGAAGAACGTCACGGAGACGATGTCAAGGGACAGTACACCCTGATCGATGCCGATGGTTACAAGCGCATTGTGGACTACACCGCCGATGAACACAACGGATTCAACGCTGTCGTCCGACGTGAACCAGTCCAGGGACACAAGATCGTGAAGACCGTCACTCCTGTTCTGACCAAGGTTGCCGTCCCAGTTGCTCACCACTACGTTGCTCCCGTTGCCAAGGTTGCCATCCCGGTCGCCAAGGTTGCTGTCCCAACTGCCCACCTTTCCACTGTTAGCTTCTCGGCCCCAAGCCTGAGCTACCACTATTAA